The Geobacter sp. AOG2 genome includes a window with the following:
- the mraY gene encoding phospho-N-acetylmuramoyl-pentapeptide-transferase encodes MLYHIFYPLAANVKLFNIFRYLTFRTIYAMITALVVCFVLGPWIIRKLESLQARQVIRTDGPESHLQKQGTPTMGGVMILSAIVIPTLLWADLSNQYIWAALFITIGYGVIGFVDDYKKVVEKNTKGLSPRQKMFWQVLLAGAVAVFLFLKPGFNEELYFPFFKRFHPDLWIYFIPFVTIVIVGASNAVNLTDGLDGLAIGPVAINAATYMLFAYIAGHATLSAYLQVPRVPGAGELAVMCGAMVGAGLGFLWYNSYPAEVFMGDVGSLSLGGTLGVIAVLTKQEILLVIVGGVFVVEALSVIFQVGSYKYRGKRIFRMAPIHHHFELKGVAEPKIIVRFWIITIILALVAISTLKMR; translated from the coding sequence ATGCTCTATCACATCTTTTACCCGTTGGCGGCCAACGTAAAATTATTCAATATATTCAGATACCTGACCTTCCGCACCATCTATGCCATGATCACGGCGCTGGTGGTCTGCTTCGTGCTCGGTCCCTGGATCATCCGCAAGCTTGAGAGTCTGCAGGCCCGCCAGGTGATCCGTACCGACGGCCCGGAGTCCCATCTGCAAAAACAGGGCACCCCCACCATGGGTGGGGTGATGATCCTGTCCGCCATCGTCATCCCGACACTCTTGTGGGCCGACCTATCCAACCAGTATATCTGGGCGGCCCTGTTCATCACCATTGGCTACGGAGTGATTGGATTCGTGGACGATTACAAGAAGGTGGTGGAGAAGAATACCAAGGGGCTTTCGCCTCGCCAGAAGATGTTCTGGCAGGTGCTCTTGGCCGGAGCGGTGGCCGTGTTCCTGTTCCTTAAACCGGGCTTCAACGAGGAACTCTACTTCCCCTTCTTCAAACGTTTCCACCCCGACCTGTGGATATACTTCATCCCGTTCGTGACCATCGTGATTGTGGGCGCCAGTAATGCCGTCAACCTGACCGATGGCCTGGACGGCCTGGCCATCGGTCCGGTGGCCATCAATGCCGCCACCTACATGCTCTTTGCCTATATTGCCGGTCACGCCACCCTATCGGCCTACCTGCAGGTCCCCCGGGTGCCGGGGGCGGGCGAGTTGGCCGTCATGTGCGGCGCCATGGTGGGCGCCGGCCTCGGCTTTCTCTGGTACAACTCCTACCCGGCCGAGGTCTTTATGGGCGATGTGGGCTCCCTGTCTCTAGGCGGCACTCTGGGCGTCATCGCCGTGCTGACCAAGCAGGAAATCCTGCTGGTGATCGTGGGGGGTGTATTCGTGGTCGAAGCGTTGTCAGTCATCTTCCAGGTCGGCTCCTACAAATACCGGGGAAAACGCATCTTCCGCATGGCGCCGATCCACCACCATTTTGAGTTGAAAGGGGTAGCGGAACCCAAGATCATTGTGCGCTTCTGGATCATCACCATCATCCTGGCGCTGGTGGCGATCTCGACGTTGAAGATGCGCTAG
- the murF gene encoding UDP-N-acetylmuramoyl-tripeptide--D-alanyl-D-alanine ligase → MFTVAEIAAATGGRVAGSREGSVTAVSTDSRSVAPGELFVPLRGDRFDGHDFIVEVTAKGITTVLAEEKWFAHHALPAGCTGVVVKETLRALGDLAAAYRQRFDIPVIAVTGSNGKTTTKEMLATILEKTGPGLKTEGNLNNLIGVPQMLFRLRPEHQWAVLEMGMSEPGEIDRLAEIARPRTGIVLNALPAHLQSMGTVEAVASAKGELLHRVSDGGLAVVNGDDSRVSSLGQNASARRISFGISRGEVRAKEIEHLGLEGESFQIVTPKGEIQVHLRAFGLHNVSNALAATAALLDSVPLAIIKEGLAAFRPYRGRFQLEQVGEVTLVDDSYNANPASMKAALETLVQIAPAGHRVAILGDMLELGEHEAEAHEGVGAVAGRNVDRLFLLGSLMSRHAAQAAIQAGLAPDSVRCGQGHDELGALVIQSLLPGDVVVLKGSRGMAMERTATILRQYLSQKEKG, encoded by the coding sequence ATGTTTACCGTAGCAGAGATAGCCGCCGCTACCGGTGGCCGCGTCGCGGGCAGCAGGGAAGGCAGCGTAACTGCCGTGTCCACCGATTCGCGTAGCGTTGCGCCGGGCGAGCTGTTCGTGCCGCTCAGGGGGGACCGCTTCGATGGTCACGACTTTATCGTTGAAGTAACCGCTAAAGGCATAACCACGGTACTGGCCGAAGAAAAATGGTTTGCCCATCATGCGCTCCCGGCCGGGTGCACCGGCGTTGTTGTCAAGGAGACACTGCGGGCGCTGGGCGATCTGGCCGCGGCCTACCGGCAGCGCTTCGACATACCGGTTATCGCCGTGACCGGCAGCAACGGCAAAACCACCACCAAGGAAATGCTGGCCACCATACTGGAAAAGACCGGACCGGGTCTGAAAACCGAGGGAAACCTCAACAACCTGATCGGCGTGCCCCAAATGCTGTTTCGCCTGAGGCCGGAACACCAATGGGCGGTACTGGAGATGGGCATGAGCGAACCGGGCGAGATCGACCGCTTGGCCGAAATCGCCCGGCCCCGTACCGGCATCGTGTTGAATGCCCTGCCGGCGCACCTGCAGAGCATGGGCACGGTCGAGGCCGTGGCCAGCGCCAAGGGAGAACTGCTCCACCGCGTCAGCGACGGCGGTCTGGCTGTGGTAAACGGCGACGATTCCCGGGTCAGCAGCCTGGGGCAGAACGCTTCGGCCCGGCGCATCAGCTTCGGCATCAGCCGTGGGGAAGTACGGGCCAAGGAGATCGAGCACCTGGGACTGGAAGGGGAATCATTCCAGATTGTCACTCCCAAGGGGGAGATTCAGGTGCATCTCAGGGCATTCGGCCTGCACAACGTCTCAAACGCCCTGGCAGCCACAGCGGCCTTGCTGGACAGCGTGCCGCTTGCCATCATCAAGGAAGGACTCGCCGCATTCAGACCGTACAGAGGGCGTTTCCAACTGGAGCAGGTCGGAGAGGTCACCCTGGTGGACGACAGCTACAATGCCAATCCGGCCTCCATGAAAGCGGCCCTGGAAACACTGGTTCAGATTGCCCCCGCGGGACACCGGGTCGCCATACTGGGGGACATGCTGGAGTTGGGCGAACACGAAGCCGAGGCCCACGAGGGGGTCGGTGCGGTCGCAGGGCGAAACGTGGACCGGCTCTTTCTGCTCGGCAGCCTGATGAGCCGTCATGCCGCCCAGGCAGCCATCCAGGCAGGTCTGGCACCCGACTCGGTCCGGTGCGGCCAAGGCCACGACGAGCTCGGCGCACTGGTGATACAATCCCTTCTGCCCGGCGATGTGGTTGTTCTCAAGGGCTCCCGGGGCATGGCCATGGAACGGACGGCAACTATCCTGAGGCAATACCTGTCACAGAAAGAAAAAGGATAA
- the murD gene encoding UDP-N-acetylmuramoyl-L-alanine--D-glutamate ligase, translating to MELNNKNILVVGLAKTGVACARFLAGRGARVTVTDMHDEAVLLPQLAQLAAWNIRKVLGRHDEGDFTGADLIVVSPGVPQDHPLLVKAKAADREIVSEIELAARFIDVPLVAITGTNGKTTTTTLAGEIFKANGYRTFVGGNIGNPLIELLESGELVDQVVAEISSFQLEWITAFRPQVAVLLNLSEDHLDRYADYQEYIDAKLRIFKNQDESNFAVVNRDDELVWKYAQGLKAQLFPFSRRQELAEGIFHRDGVIVYRHNGREECFPTNAIRLQGVHNLENIMAALACALLSGCRPDDSFEAVQGFTALHHRMEFVAEVNGVRYYEDSKATNVGSVEKALESFDNITLIAGGKDKGGSYTPLALLVKERVRHLVLIGEAAGRMQAELGHLTDTRLATTLEEAVTLAGHITEPGGIVLMSPACSSFDMFRDYEERAERYIAAVKRL from the coding sequence ATGGAACTGAACAATAAAAATATTCTCGTCGTCGGCCTAGCCAAAACCGGCGTGGCCTGCGCCCGTTTTCTGGCCGGGAGAGGTGCCCGCGTCACCGTGACCGACATGCACGATGAGGCGGTTCTGCTTCCCCAACTGGCACAGTTGGCGGCCTGGAATATCAGGAAAGTGCTGGGACGCCATGATGAGGGTGACTTCACCGGCGCAGACCTGATAGTGGTCTCCCCCGGCGTCCCCCAGGACCACCCCCTGCTGGTGAAGGCCAAGGCCGCTGATCGGGAGATCGTCAGCGAGATCGAACTGGCCGCGCGTTTCATCGACGTACCGTTGGTGGCCATCACCGGAACCAACGGCAAGACCACCACCACGACCCTGGCCGGCGAAATCTTCAAGGCCAACGGCTACCGTACCTTTGTGGGTGGGAATATCGGCAACCCGCTGATCGAGCTGCTAGAGTCGGGCGAGCTGGTGGACCAGGTCGTTGCGGAAATCAGTTCGTTCCAACTGGAATGGATCACCGCCTTTCGTCCCCAGGTGGCGGTCCTCCTGAACTTGAGCGAGGACCACCTGGACCGCTATGCTGACTATCAGGAGTATATCGACGCCAAGCTACGCATCTTCAAAAATCAGGATGAGTCGAACTTTGCCGTGGTCAACCGGGATGATGAGTTGGTCTGGAAATACGCCCAAGGGCTGAAGGCACAGTTATTCCCCTTCAGTCGCAGGCAGGAGTTGGCGGAAGGGATATTCCACAGGGACGGCGTAATCGTCTACCGCCACAATGGCCGGGAAGAGTGCTTCCCCACCAACGCCATACGCCTCCAGGGGGTACACAATCTGGAAAACATTATGGCCGCCCTGGCCTGTGCACTGCTCTCGGGCTGCCGCCCGGACGACAGCTTCGAAGCCGTGCAGGGATTCACGGCGCTGCATCACCGCATGGAGTTCGTAGCAGAGGTGAACGGTGTCCGCTACTACGAGGACAGCAAAGCCACCAATGTGGGCAGCGTGGAGAAGGCCTTGGAGAGCTTCGATAATATCACCCTGATCGCGGGAGGCAAGGACAAGGGAGGTTCCTATACCCCCCTGGCGCTCTTGGTGAAGGAGCGGGTACGGCATCTGGTCCTGATCGGCGAGGCCGCCGGCCGCATGCAGGCCGAACTGGGGCACCTGACCGATACCCGCCTGGCTACAACGCTGGAGGAGGCGGTGACTCTGGCGGGCCACATCACGGAGCCGGGTGGAATCGTCCTCATGTCACCGGCCTGCTCCAGCTTCGACATGTTCCGCGACTACGAGGAGCGGGCAGAACGGTATATTGCCGCGGTGAAGAGGCTCTAA